One stretch of Alcaligenes faecalis DNA includes these proteins:
- a CDS encoding NAD(P)H-dependent flavin oxidoreductase, translating into MPSALTQQLYQSMTLPVMAAPMFIVSNPALVIAQCASGIIGSVPALNARPQEKLKDWLDEIDDTLAELRERHPERRIAPYAINHIIHQSNDRLEQDLRVCADHKVPLVITSLRAPQDIVPHVHAWGGKVFHDVTTLRHAEKALEAGVDGLIVVAAGAGGHAGTLSPFVLVNEIRQIFDGPIALSGAMSRGRDILAAQAMGADMAYIGTRFIASTEANASDDYKNMIVKGRAADIVYTPLFTGIPGNYLKDSIRAAGLDPDKLDGEKNADTAFGSGMSKAWRDIWGAGQGIGGIDSVEPTADIVARLHREYQEAKAALLASPFA; encoded by the coding sequence ATGCCATCGGCATTAACGCAGCAGCTTTATCAATCTATGACCCTGCCTGTAATGGCAGCGCCCATGTTTATTGTTTCGAACCCCGCCCTGGTGATTGCGCAATGCGCCAGCGGCATTATCGGTTCCGTCCCCGCCTTGAACGCCCGCCCCCAGGAAAAGCTCAAGGATTGGCTGGACGAGATCGACGACACCCTGGCCGAACTGCGCGAGCGCCACCCCGAGCGCCGCATCGCCCCCTACGCCATCAACCACATCATCCACCAGTCCAACGACCGCCTGGAGCAGGATCTGCGGGTATGCGCCGACCACAAGGTGCCGCTGGTAATTACCAGCCTGCGTGCCCCGCAGGACATCGTGCCGCATGTGCATGCCTGGGGTGGCAAGGTCTTTCACGACGTGACCACCTTGCGCCACGCTGAAAAAGCGCTGGAAGCCGGTGTGGATGGCCTGATCGTGGTGGCTGCTGGTGCAGGCGGTCACGCCGGTACCCTGAGCCCCTTTGTGCTGGTCAACGAAATCCGTCAGATTTTTGATGGCCCGATTGCTCTGTCCGGCGCCATGAGCCGTGGCCGCGACATTCTGGCCGCTCAGGCCATGGGTGCCGACATGGCCTACATCGGCACACGCTTCATTGCCAGTACCGAAGCCAATGCCTCGGACGATTACAAGAACATGATCGTCAAGGGTCGCGCCGCCGATATCGTCTACACGCCACTGTTTACGGGCATCCCCGGCAACTACCTGAAAGACAGTATCCGCGCTGCGGGCCTGGACCCAGACAAGCTGGACGGCGAAAAAAATGCCGACACCGCCTTTGGCTCGGGCATGAGCAAAGCCTGGCGCGACATCTGGGGCGCTGGCCAGGGCATTGGTGGCATTGACTCGGTAGAGCCTACTGCCGACATCGTGGCCCGTCTGCATCGCGAATATCAGGAAGCCAAGGCAGCACTGCTGGCCTCCCCCTTCGCCTGA
- a CDS encoding bifunctional transcriptional activator/DNA repair enzyme AdaA, giving the protein MLFDLPDFPTLYTALLTRDERYDGQAFVCVSSTGVFCRLTCPARKPKAEHCTFHATIGECIEAGFRPCKRCHPLQAAALEDPTITALLRELDARPGLRWSEGHLERMGYDLSTVRRSFKRHFGMTFLEMARQRRLREGFETLATGGNVIAAQHQASFESASAFRTAFARLLGCAPAALRTDGLLRATWIPTPLGDMIAVSSQSHLHLLEFVDRKGLPAELKRLQASIKDGIGIGVMPPSEQAAAELADYFAARSDRFKTPLALTSGSAFTQEVWRILQNIPAGETRSYSDIARQIERPTAVRAVARANGANQIALMIPCHRVIGADGSLTGYGGGLWRKQRLIEIERELKRVKQEEPS; this is encoded by the coding sequence ATGCTATTTGATCTTCCCGACTTCCCGACCCTGTACACAGCCTTGCTGACCCGAGATGAACGCTATGACGGTCAAGCCTTCGTCTGCGTGTCGTCCACGGGTGTGTTTTGTCGCCTGACTTGCCCGGCCCGCAAACCTAAAGCGGAGCACTGCACCTTTCACGCCACAATTGGCGAGTGCATCGAGGCCGGGTTTCGACCTTGCAAGCGATGCCATCCGCTGCAAGCTGCGGCCTTGGAGGACCCCACAATTACCGCTTTGTTGCGGGAGCTGGACGCCAGGCCGGGCTTGCGATGGTCGGAGGGGCATCTGGAGCGCATGGGCTATGACTTGTCTACGGTACGCCGCAGCTTCAAACGGCACTTTGGCATGACCTTTCTGGAAATGGCCAGGCAGCGTCGTCTGCGCGAGGGTTTCGAGACTTTGGCCACGGGCGGCAATGTCATTGCCGCGCAGCATCAAGCCAGCTTTGAGTCTGCCAGTGCCTTTCGGACTGCCTTTGCCCGCTTGCTGGGTTGTGCGCCTGCTGCCTTGCGGACGGACGGCTTGTTGCGGGCTACCTGGATACCCACGCCTTTGGGCGACATGATTGCGGTCAGTAGCCAAAGCCATTTGCATCTGCTGGAGTTCGTAGACCGCAAAGGCTTGCCCGCTGAACTCAAGCGTTTGCAGGCGTCGATCAAGGATGGCATTGGTATTGGTGTGATGCCGCCTTCAGAGCAAGCGGCTGCCGAGCTGGCGGATTATTTCGCTGCACGATCGGATCGCTTCAAGACACCTCTGGCCTTGACCAGTGGCAGTGCCTTTACGCAAGAGGTCTGGCGTATTTTGCAAAACATCCCGGCCGGAGAGACACGCAGCTATTCCGATATTGCCCGTCAGATAGAGCGGCCCACTGCCGTACGTGCGGTGGCGCGGGCGAATGGGGCGAATCAGATTGCCTTGATGATTCCGTGCCATCGTGTGATCGGCGCTGATGGTTCCTTGACCGGCTATGGGGGCGGTTTGTGGCGCAAACAGCGTTTGATCGAGATTGAGCGGGAACTCAAGAGGGTGAAGCAGGAAGAGCCCAGCTGA
- a CDS encoding enoyl-CoA hydratase/isomerase family protein → MIRTHDAGHWLEVILDRPERRNALTGPMYEELADIIDQANQNQKYRALILTGAGEHFCAGNDISELSNVRNNDMPPPIKFLRSLVKADIPLIVAVEGHAVGIGVTLLLHADFVYAARDARLRMPFTALGLCPEGASSHLLAQYVGPRRANEWLLLSQAFSAEQAMEDGLLTELTDHGNSLEAARACAHSLSEQPPIALRTSKRLLREPQREVLLDVLERERKLFSKLLEGEEALQILGQMSQNRSGK, encoded by the coding sequence ATGATACGGACTCATGACGCAGGTCATTGGCTGGAAGTCATTCTGGATCGCCCGGAACGACGCAATGCCTTGACCGGCCCCATGTACGAAGAGCTGGCCGACATCATCGACCAGGCCAATCAGAACCAGAAATATCGTGCCCTGATTCTGACTGGCGCGGGCGAGCATTTCTGTGCCGGCAACGACATCTCGGAGCTGTCCAATGTGCGCAACAACGACATGCCGCCGCCGATCAAATTCCTGCGCAGTCTGGTCAAGGCCGACATCCCATTGATCGTGGCCGTAGAAGGCCACGCTGTGGGTATCGGCGTGACCTTGCTGCTGCATGCAGACTTTGTGTACGCGGCCCGTGACGCGCGTTTGCGCATGCCTTTCACGGCCCTGGGCCTGTGCCCGGAGGGCGCATCCAGCCACCTGCTGGCCCAATACGTGGGGCCACGCCGTGCCAACGAATGGCTGCTGCTGTCACAAGCCTTCAGTGCCGAGCAGGCCATGGAAGACGGCCTGCTCACTGAACTGACCGACCACGGCAACAGCCTGGAAGCCGCCCGTGCCTGCGCTCACTCGCTGTCCGAGCAGCCTCCCATTGCCTTGCGCACCAGCAAGCGTTTGCTACGTGAGCCCCAGCGAGAGGTTTTGCTGGATGTTCTGGAGCGCGAGCGCAAGCTGTTTTCCAAACTGCTTGAAGGCGAAGAAGCTCTGCAAATTCTGGGCCAAATGAGCCAGAACCGCAGCGGCAAATAG
- a CDS encoding c-type cytochrome, which produces MSNTEQKPEEHNEGHSAMIKTPKQLLVTVALAFLVPIAIIVMLVSLVTSTMGAGAGSAALSPEAIAARIQPVAGFKLVDANAVKELKTGQQVYETTCTACHGAGVAGAPKFGDKGAWGELIKLGQDELVKNAIHGIRAMPAKGGNPSLDDIEVARAVAYMANAGGADFKEPEAPAPEGEEADAKPEATAAADTKPAEAPAADAPKATETAAADDNKVDPAGIKLYDTICFACHAAGVAGAPKFGDQAAWKPYIDSGMDTMVQKAIHGVGAMPPRGGSQASDDEIRAAIQHMVNAAK; this is translated from the coding sequence ATGAGCAACACGGAACAAAAACCCGAAGAACACAACGAGGGTCACTCAGCCATGATCAAAACCCCTAAACAATTGCTTGTGACCGTGGCTCTGGCTTTCTTGGTGCCCATCGCGATTATTGTCATGCTGGTCAGCCTGGTTACCTCCACCATGGGTGCAGGTGCTGGCTCCGCCGCCCTTTCCCCTGAAGCCATTGCAGCCCGCATTCAGCCTGTTGCCGGTTTCAAACTGGTTGACGCCAATGCCGTCAAAGAGCTGAAGACTGGTCAGCAAGTGTACGAAACCACCTGTACCGCCTGTCACGGCGCCGGTGTGGCCGGTGCGCCCAAATTTGGTGACAAGGGCGCCTGGGGCGAGCTGATCAAGCTGGGCCAGGATGAACTGGTCAAGAACGCTATTCACGGTATCCGCGCCATGCCTGCCAAGGGTGGTAACCCTTCGCTGGACGATATCGAAGTGGCCCGTGCCGTTGCCTACATGGCTAACGCCGGTGGTGCTGATTTCAAAGAACCCGAAGCTCCCGCACCAGAAGGTGAAGAAGCCGACGCCAAGCCTGAAGCCACCGCTGCTGCAGACACCAAACCTGCCGAGGCCCCTGCTGCTGACGCTCCTAAAGCCACTGAAACCGCCGCTGCGGACGACAACAAGGTCGACCCAGCCGGTATCAAGCTGTACGACACCATCTGCTTTGCCTGTCACGCAGCCGGTGTAGCCGGTGCTCCCAAGTTTGGCGATCAAGCTGCCTGGAAGCCATATATCGATTCCGGTATGGACACTATGGTTCAAAAGGCCATCCACGGTGTAGGCGCCATGCCTCCACGCGGTGGCTCGCAAGCCTCTGACGACGAAATCCGTGCTGCCATTCAGCACATGGTTAACGCCGCCAAGTAA
- a CDS encoding TonB-dependent receptor domain-containing protein, protein MRFQPRPLPLALALLLCASAQANELEEPVPELAPIRISASPLALRQTELATASTVLQGPKLDLRRSSTLGELLDGEVGIHVDSFGSGASRPVIRGQTAPRVKVLSDGAEVMDASAISPDHTITVDTWQADRIEVLRGPSALLYGGGAIGGVVNVLDRKIPTAIPEKGFEGSVRAQGSTADRGRIGAVEMTAGEGNIALHVEGASHRSRDYRVPNWTDGRVKDSDSSTDTGSVGLSFIGDRGYIGAAYSYREGSYGLPGHSHEYEDCHPHGATLHCGGHSHDHGHDHDHGHSHEHDHDHEHSATAHLRTQRFDIRGELRDPLPGFKRARLRAGATNYQHVEKDGDIDGTRFTNRGYDTRLELEHNPWGPFEGVIGLQTSQSDFASRDGSENFIPPTRTRSQGLFLLESVNWDDWRLELGARQEWQTVTPDSQTLERRKGTATSFSLGTVWDFAPEYAASLSVSRSQRLPTAQELFAKGVHFATLSYERGDPNLDRETSHSVDLGLQKHLGDLRFDLRTFYTRSSNYIYGRSLDRHEDFQLIQYSQDKAQFWGLEAEASYPVTSWASVSVYGDLVRGKLQDPGRNLPRMPSARLGIRTDLNWQNWSGFVGYTHTFAQDRLAEHEERSPSYGLLSMGLSYRLHMDQNTYTLYVRGNNLLNKLAYRHTSFIARQAPLMGRNILAGIQVEF, encoded by the coding sequence ATGCGTTTCCAACCCCGTCCCCTGCCACTCGCCCTGGCTCTGCTTTTGTGCGCCTCTGCCCAAGCCAATGAACTTGAAGAACCTGTCCCTGAACTGGCCCCTATCCGAATCTCCGCCAGCCCCCTGGCCTTGCGACAAACAGAGCTGGCCACGGCCAGCACGGTCCTGCAAGGCCCCAAACTGGATTTGCGCCGCAGCAGCACCTTGGGTGAATTGCTGGACGGTGAAGTCGGCATCCATGTAGACAGCTTTGGCAGCGGTGCCAGCCGCCCCGTCATTCGTGGCCAAACCGCACCCCGCGTCAAAGTCCTGAGTGACGGCGCAGAAGTCATGGATGCGTCGGCCATCTCGCCCGACCACACCATCACGGTCGACACCTGGCAAGCTGATCGCATTGAAGTACTGCGCGGCCCATCAGCCCTGCTTTACGGTGGCGGCGCCATTGGTGGCGTGGTCAACGTGCTGGATCGCAAGATCCCAACCGCCATCCCCGAAAAGGGTTTTGAAGGCTCGGTACGCGCCCAGGGTTCCACGGCAGATCGTGGCAGGATCGGAGCCGTGGAAATGACAGCCGGTGAAGGCAATATCGCCTTGCACGTGGAAGGCGCCTCGCACCGCAGCCGCGACTATCGCGTCCCCAACTGGACCGATGGCCGTGTCAAGGACTCCGACTCCAGCACGGACACAGGCAGCGTCGGCCTCTCCTTTATTGGTGACCGTGGCTATATAGGCGCGGCTTACTCCTACCGTGAAGGCAGCTACGGCCTGCCCGGCCACAGCCACGAATACGAGGACTGCCACCCGCACGGTGCCACCCTGCATTGCGGCGGTCACAGTCACGATCACGGCCATGACCACGATCATGGACACAGCCACGAACACGATCATGATCACGAGCACTCGGCCACCGCTCACCTGCGTACCCAGCGTTTCGATATCCGTGGCGAATTGCGTGACCCACTGCCCGGCTTCAAACGTGCTCGCCTGCGCGCTGGCGCGACCAACTACCAGCACGTAGAAAAAGACGGTGATATTGACGGCACCCGCTTCACCAACCGCGGTTACGACACGCGTCTGGAGCTGGAACATAATCCATGGGGTCCGTTTGAAGGGGTAATCGGCCTGCAAACCAGCCAGTCTGATTTTGCGTCCCGCGACGGCTCGGAAAACTTCATTCCGCCCACCCGCACTCGCAGCCAGGGCTTGTTCCTTCTGGAAAGCGTGAACTGGGACGACTGGCGTCTGGAACTGGGCGCACGCCAGGAATGGCAAACCGTCACGCCCGACTCGCAAACGCTGGAACGCCGCAAAGGCACGGCCACCTCCTTCTCCTTGGGCACGGTCTGGGACTTCGCGCCTGAATACGCCGCCAGCCTGTCCGTGTCCCGCTCGCAGCGCCTGCCCACAGCTCAGGAGCTGTTTGCCAAAGGCGTGCACTTTGCCACGCTGAGCTATGAACGCGGCGACCCGAATCTGGACCGGGAAACCAGCCACAGCGTGGACCTGGGCCTGCAAAAACACCTGGGCGATCTGCGCTTTGATCTGCGCACCTTTTACACCCGCAGCTCGAACTATATTTATGGCCGCAGCCTGGACCGTCATGAAGACTTCCAGCTGATTCAATACAGCCAGGACAAGGCACAGTTCTGGGGCCTGGAAGCGGAAGCCTCCTACCCCGTCACTTCCTGGGCCTCGGTTAGCGTTTATGGCGATCTGGTGCGCGGTAAACTGCAAGACCCCGGCCGCAACCTGCCACGCATGCCCTCCGCCCGCCTGGGTATTCGCACGGATCTGAACTGGCAGAACTGGTCCGGCTTTGTCGGCTACACCCATACCTTTGCCCAGGACCGACTGGCTGAGCATGAAGAACGTTCGCCGTCTTACGGTTTGCTCAGCATGGGTTTAAGCTACCGCCTGCATATGGACCAGAACACCTACACCCTGTACGTGAGAGGAAATAACTTGCTGAACAAGTTGGCTTACCGCCATACCTCCTTTATTGCCCGTCAGGCTCCTCTGATGGGACGCAACATCCTGGCCGGGATACAGGTGGAATTTTGA
- a CDS encoding class I SAM-dependent methyltransferase translates to MSKTAIHTGSRLYQIVADMQGDRPWGNFLDAGTGKGSLRWLLTLDTERWTAITASPGMAEQVTRELGDQKRPEDRLLVGNWSDPEFLQGERFDTVLADYLLGAIDGFAPYTQDQLFSRLRPLTGQRLYIIGLEPYVPYSSTDPAGKLIVGIGRLRDACLLLAGERPYREYPMDWVLRHLRQSGYRCVDAQRFGIRYGDSFIHGQLDMCDGRLRRLKDRNLAMALSEHVQALRKQALALNQTLGGLRHGHDYVICAEAI, encoded by the coding sequence TTGAGCAAGACCGCCATACACACGGGTAGCCGTCTCTACCAGATCGTGGCCGACATGCAGGGCGACCGTCCCTGGGGCAACTTTCTGGACGCCGGCACCGGCAAGGGGTCACTGCGCTGGTTGCTGACGCTGGACACAGAACGCTGGACGGCCATTACCGCCTCACCCGGTATGGCCGAACAGGTGACCCGTGAGCTGGGCGATCAGAAGCGTCCCGAGGACCGTCTGCTGGTAGGCAACTGGAGCGACCCGGAGTTCTTGCAGGGCGAACGCTTCGATACGGTTCTGGCGGATTATCTGCTGGGTGCCATAGACGGCTTTGCCCCCTACACCCAGGACCAGTTGTTCAGCCGCCTGCGACCGCTTACCGGCCAGCGTCTCTACATTATTGGTCTGGAGCCCTATGTGCCCTATAGCAGCACGGACCCGGCGGGCAAATTGATTGTGGGAATAGGCCGTTTGCGCGATGCCTGCCTGCTGCTGGCAGGCGAGCGCCCGTATCGCGAGTACCCGATGGACTGGGTGCTGCGTCACCTGCGGCAATCCGGCTATCGCTGTGTGGATGCGCAACGCTTTGGCATTCGCTACGGCGACAGCTTTATTCACGGTCAGCTGGATATGTGTGACGGGCGCTTGCGCCGTCTGAAGGACCGCAACCTGGCCATGGCTTTGTCCGAGCATGTTCAGGCCTTGCGCAAGCAAGCTCTGGCCTTGAATCAGACCTTGGGTGGTCTGCGTCACGGTCATGACTATGTGATTTGTGCCGAAGCTATTTAA
- a CDS encoding 3-hydroxyacyl-CoA dehydrogenase translates to MKQIQTIAIVGAGAMGRGIAQIAAQAGKQVLLYDLNADSVKAALADVHAVWSRLQEKGRMTAEQVGAAKACLQTASDLQALAPADLVVEAIVERLDVKQGLLQQLEEIVSADCVLASNTSSLSITAIAQACRHPERVAGYHFFNPVPLMKVVEVIDGLRTSPEVGDALMQVSRDMGHTPVRAKDMPGFIVNHAGRGMNIEGLKIAQECVAPFYQIDAIMREQAGFRMGPFELLDLTALDVSHPVMESIYRQFYDEPRFRPSPITAVRHAGKLFGRKNGEGFYKYEDGKKQLPQEPAVPAVTSFAPVWVSPYHEQGQTRALQLLNELGVKVVEGDQPPADALILLTPYGEDVATLVSLHGLDPARTVALDTLFGLEKGRRRVLMCSAATTPEWRDQAWAMLASDGTAVSVIEDSAGFVAQRLVATIVNIASDIAQQQIATPSDIDAAVRLGLGYPHNGPLSMGDAVGSRDLLDVLNTLQAVTGDMRYRASPWLQRRVQLGMSLTALAQCKAQ, encoded by the coding sequence ATGAAACAGATACAAACCATCGCTATTGTTGGCGCAGGTGCTATGGGACGGGGCATTGCCCAGATTGCTGCCCAGGCTGGCAAGCAAGTCTTGCTGTATGACCTGAATGCGGACTCGGTCAAGGCTGCTCTGGCGGATGTACACGCCGTCTGGAGCCGCTTGCAAGAAAAAGGCCGCATGACGGCTGAACAGGTGGGTGCGGCCAAAGCGTGTCTGCAAACCGCCAGCGATCTGCAAGCGCTGGCCCCTGCTGATCTGGTCGTGGAAGCCATTGTGGAGCGTCTGGACGTCAAGCAAGGCTTGCTGCAGCAGCTGGAAGAGATTGTGTCGGCCGATTGCGTGCTGGCCTCCAACACCTCTTCGCTGTCCATTACGGCCATTGCCCAGGCCTGCCGTCACCCCGAGCGCGTGGCTGGTTATCACTTCTTCAACCCCGTGCCTCTGATGAAAGTGGTTGAGGTGATTGATGGCCTGCGCACCTCGCCTGAAGTGGGTGATGCTTTGATGCAAGTGTCGCGTGATATGGGCCACACGCCTGTGCGCGCCAAGGACATGCCCGGCTTTATCGTGAACCACGCCGGTCGTGGCATGAATATCGAGGGCCTGAAAATCGCCCAGGAATGCGTGGCGCCTTTCTACCAGATCGACGCCATCATGCGTGAACAGGCCGGTTTCCGCATGGGCCCCTTTGAACTGCTGGATCTGACTGCGCTGGATGTGTCGCATCCGGTGATGGAATCCATTTATCGCCAGTTTTACGACGAGCCTCGCTTCCGTCCTTCGCCCATTACCGCCGTGCGTCACGCCGGCAAATTGTTTGGCCGCAAGAACGGCGAAGGCTTCTACAAGTATGAAGATGGCAAGAAACAGCTTCCTCAAGAGCCTGCTGTTCCTGCTGTAACGTCCTTTGCACCCGTATGGGTCTCGCCTTACCACGAGCAAGGTCAGACTCGCGCGCTGCAATTGTTGAACGAGCTGGGTGTGAAAGTTGTGGAAGGCGACCAGCCGCCAGCTGATGCGCTGATTCTGTTGACGCCTTATGGCGAAGACGTGGCGACCTTGGTGTCCCTGCATGGCCTGGACCCTGCCCGTACCGTGGCGCTGGATACCTTGTTCGGTCTGGAAAAAGGCCGTCGCCGTGTGCTGATGTGCTCGGCTGCAACCACACCAGAATGGCGCGACCAGGCTTGGGCCATGCTGGCCAGCGATGGTACGGCTGTTAGTGTTATCGAGGATTCTGCCGGGTTTGTGGCTCAGCGTTTGGTGGCCACCATTGTGAACATCGCCAGCGATATCGCTCAGCAGCAGATTGCCACGCCGTCGGACATCGACGCTGCTGTGCGTCTGGGTCTGGGTTACCCGCACAATGGCCCGCTGTCCATGGGGGATGCCGTCGGCTCGCGTGACTTGTTGGATGTGCTGAACACGCTGCAAGCCGTGACGGGCGATATGCGCTACCGCGCCAGCCCTTGGCTGCAACGCCGTGTCCAACTGGGTATGTCCCTGACGGCCTTGGCGCAGTGCAAGGCGCAATAA
- a CDS encoding CaiB/BaiF CoA transferase family protein translates to MTTTERKAPLAGLRVLDLTRVLAGPWCTQNLADLGAEVIKVERPGAGDDTRGWGPPYLQDGHRADTEDAAYFGAANRNKESITLDIGTAQGADVVRQLVSRCDILVENFKVGGLKKYGLDYESLQAINPALIYCSITGFGQTGPYASRPGYDFMIQGLGGLMSLTGEPGGEPQKAGVAVADVMTGMYATVAVLAAVVERHRSGLGQHLDIALLDCQVAMMANQNMNYLCTGQAPQRPGNAHQNLVPYQVFEASDGHLIVAVGNDAQFRSFAQELGHPEWADDTRFARNAGRVMHRDELVPMLAQVMLSRTRDSWLQALETVGIPAGPINTMEQVYQDPQVLARGLRLDLPTGQGGRLPSVASPLRLSATPVQYHSAPPRLGEHTREVLARVLELSPDQVEVLVSGSADQA, encoded by the coding sequence ATGACCACGACTGAACGAAAAGCGCCCTTGGCGGGATTGCGTGTTCTGGACTTGACGCGCGTGCTGGCCGGGCCCTGGTGTACTCAAAACCTGGCTGATCTGGGTGCGGAAGTCATCAAGGTCGAACGTCCCGGTGCGGGAGACGATACCCGGGGCTGGGGGCCGCCTTATCTGCAGGATGGTCACAGAGCGGACACAGAAGATGCGGCCTATTTTGGGGCCGCTAACCGTAATAAAGAATCCATCACCCTGGATATAGGCACTGCACAAGGCGCAGATGTGGTGCGTCAGTTGGTCAGTCGCTGCGATATCCTGGTGGAAAACTTCAAGGTTGGTGGTCTGAAAAAGTACGGGCTGGATTATGAAAGCCTGCAAGCCATTAACCCGGCCCTGATTTATTGTTCGATTACCGGATTTGGGCAGACTGGCCCCTATGCAAGTCGGCCAGGATATGACTTCATGATCCAGGGTCTGGGTGGCTTGATGTCCCTGACAGGTGAACCGGGCGGCGAACCGCAAAAAGCGGGTGTGGCCGTGGCCGATGTCATGACCGGCATGTACGCCACAGTGGCGGTGCTGGCAGCTGTGGTGGAGCGCCATCGCAGCGGTTTGGGCCAGCATCTGGATATTGCCTTGCTGGATTGTCAGGTGGCCATGATGGCCAACCAGAACATGAATTACTTGTGTACCGGACAGGCGCCACAGCGGCCTGGTAATGCACATCAGAATCTGGTGCCCTATCAGGTCTTTGAGGCCAGTGATGGGCATTTGATTGTGGCGGTGGGCAACGATGCCCAGTTTCGCAGTTTTGCGCAGGAGCTGGGGCACCCCGAGTGGGCTGATGACACTCGTTTTGCGCGCAATGCCGGGCGTGTCATGCACAGGGACGAGCTGGTGCCCATGCTGGCACAAGTCATGCTGAGCCGGACGCGCGATAGCTGGTTGCAGGCGCTGGAAACCGTGGGCATTCCAGCCGGGCCCATCAATACGATGGAACAGGTTTATCAGGACCCGCAGGTGTTGGCGCGTGGTTTGCGCCTGGACTTGCCGACCGGGCAGGGTGGCAGGCTGCCTTCGGTGGCCAGCCCTTTGCGTTTGTCGGCCACGCCGGTGCAGTATCACAGTGCGCCTCCGCGTCTGGGAGAACACACCCGCGAGGTCCTGGCGCGAGTGCTGGAGCTGTCGCCCGACCAGGTAGAGGTCTTGGTGTCTGGCTCCGCTGACCAGGCTTAA